TTTGTGCTGTTCTCGGCTTCCAGCGCTCGGGACGATGCGGTGAAGCGCATCTACTGGATCGAAGGCGACTGGTTCGGCACGGGCGCACCTGTCGATGCTGAAACCTACGTGCGGCACTGCCCGGTGACGCGCCATATCCTGGAGACGAACCAGCCCTTCTTCTGGACCAAAACGAACGGTGCTCAGGGCGAGCGTTACAGCGTCGTCCGCGCGCCGCAGGGCCCGGGTATCCACGGCCTGCAAGTGCCTGTATTCGGCCTCTTGGGGCTGGAAGGCGCGATGAGCCTGGGCGGCGAGCGCATCGATGCCTCGCCGCAGGCCCGGCTGGCGCTGGAGCTGATCGCCCACACAGCATTCCGCACGGCGCGCAGGCTGCTTGAACTGCCCGCGCAAGAGGAGCTCGGCCCCCTATCCGATCGCGAACGTGAGGTGCTCGCATGGACGGCCGCCGGCCGGCGGCAGACGGAGATTGCCGCAACCCTCGGCCTGTCCGAACGCACTGTGGAAAACCACCTGCGCCGCATCCGCAAGCGCCTGGGCGTTGCCACGACGGCGCAGGCCATTCGCGTAGCGATCCGCAACGGAGAGATCGTCGCCTGACTATCAATGTCGGCTCACATCTCCAATGTCCCTTTGGAACATGCAAACAGGGGCAGGAACCGGCCGCAAGAGCTCTTCAAGACATGACCCTGCCGCCTTCTGCTCCCGGTCCAGATCTATGCTGAAGTGGGTAGCGCTTTAATGGAGCGCAGAACATTGCGTGTGACGCTTTGCCGTTTGGCAAGGTCGGCAAGTCTGTTGGGAGTGTCCATGTTCAAGGCGAAGAAGACGGGGCCACTGGGCCACTCTACCCAGCCCACCCACCAGCCGATTTTTCCGGTCCAACCCGTTTTTGCACGCAGTATCCAGTCAGGCCCCGCTTCATTGACCATCACGTCCTTCACAAGCCGCTGGTGCTCGACCTGGAAAGGCAGTTGATTGCGGTAAAGCCGTTGCAGGAAAACAATCTGCTCGAAGGATGAGATGGCGAGGTCGCCCTCAACCCAGAATGGCTTGTCGCCAGTGGCGAGCGCATTGCCATACTCAATCTTTCGCATATAGGCGGTCTCGCGTGCATCGCCGAGTTCCTTGGCGAAGCGCTCATACACCCAGACGGTGGAGTTCCTCATCGCGGAGCGCAGATTCTGGTCCACGTTCCAGGCCTCCACAGGTCGTTTCACACCATCCCATTGAATGGGCTGAAATTCGTCACGTAGCAGCCCTGCATCAAGCGCAAACAGGCTGTGCGGAATCTTGAAGGTAGAGGCTGGCGAGTAACGCCGACCGGAGCGCGACACGTTGTAGACGTAGGTAGCTTCAGAGTTATCGCGTGCATCGAGAACAACAATGCTACCTTGCACATCGACTTCTGTGAAAAACCGAGACCACTCGGTCATTTCTTGAAGCTGGGGACCAGCCGCCGTCACTTGAGCAAACCCTGCGGCCAGGGCGGATAAGACCAAACTACGTCGATTCATGCGGCTAGTTTAAAGGTCAAACGAACTCGTCCTGAGGTGGCCGGGACAGTGGCGGTGCCACCTTGTCGCAATGGGGAGCATCTCTTGCAGGCCGGACAGCGGCAGCCGCAATCGCTTGAATCCACAGCCAGAGGCTGTCTTTCGACCAACCAGCTCGGGAATAGCGAGCACTCCGGGAGTTCGGACTGCCGCCTGAGTTGTCAATCGGCGCTCGCAGGCCCTTTAAGTTCAAGCTGATTGCCGTCCGGGTCTTTGCAGTAAATGGACAGGCCCATGCCGTCAGCGCCAAAGCGTTGCACCGCCCCATCAGCCTCGAGACCATGACCAGCCAAATGGGTGAGTATGGCTTGCTCATCAAAAGGCTCGATACGCAGACAAAAATGATCGACGTTTCTGCGCTCGCCTGAAGCCGCAGCTCCCCCCGCACGGCCTAAAGGGCCCTCAACATTCACCAGGTCAATCATGGATGCACCAGCTCGCAGGTGAACCATACCCAAATCCTCGCGACGCTTCACCAAGGTACAGCCCAGGACCGTTTGGTAGAAGCGGATGCTGCGCTCCAGGTCGGTGACGCGCAACACGATGTGATCAATGTGCTGAATACTGAATCTGCTCATGGCGATCTCCTGCTCCAGTCATGCACACTCCTAATCGTATGCACTTGGTGTAATTGAACCCCAGACGTTCGGCGAGCGTCAGGGACATTTTTCTCGATCCTCGCATTGAGCATTTCGGCGTGAGGCGCTGATTTCCATTTCCTTTCGAGAAGTGTTCAGCGCACTGGCGCCACGCCAATGGGTCAATCACTATTTTTGCGCTCAAGCCACGCCCACGCTGGAGGTAACGGGGATCGCAGCGGCGGCAAGCCTGGCTGCTCCTGCTCCCTGGATCAAGAACACCCCGCCAAGAATCAGGAGCACACCCAGCACACGCATGACGTTGATGGGCTTGGGCTCCAGCCCCATGACACCGAAGTGATCGATCAATACCGCCACGACCATCTGTCCTGCGACTACGGCAACCAGAAATCCGCCGGCACCCAGTTTGGGTATCAAGGCTGCAGCACTGGCGACATAAACAGCTCCCAGGACACCGCCGATCCACAACCACCATGGACCGTGAAACGCAGTGCTGAAATTCGGCATGGGGGCTTTGACCAGAATCAGCATGGGCACCATCACGGCCAGGCTGATCACCAGCGATGTGGCGGCCCCCCAGAAAGGGTGACCAAGAGCACGGCCTACGTTGGCATTTGCAGCGGCCTGAAAAGGCAGGATGGCCCCCGCCAGCAAGGCCATGCCCAGTGAGGTGACCGTCATCAATGCCATCTTGCTGTTCATATCTGCTACTCCTTCAAACGTCTACAAGCAATGTTTGAATGGTCTCGCATACGGATTAATTATGGAAATCGTTTATATGCACGTTTACTATTCTTCATATGGATGATCTGCGCCGTATCGACCTCAATCTGCTGCTGGCACTTCACGCGTTGCTGACCGAGAAGCACGTGACCAGGGCTGCCGTACGCCTGCACAAGAGCCAACCGGCAGTGAGTCATTCGCTAGCTCTGCTGCGCGAGCATTTCAATGACCCATTGCTGGTGCGCAAGCAGGGGAAGCTGGAGCTGACGGCCCGAGGCAATGGGCTGCTGCAACCACTCTCGGAGGCTTTGGGCAGCCTCAATACTCTGCTGGGAACGCCTCAGTTCGATCCACTGCAGGCACAACGACGATTCAGGCTGTCACTGTCCGACTATGCGGCTCGTCTGGTACTTCCAGACCTGATGCGATATGTCCGCAAACATGCGCCCGGCTTTGACTTCGCCATCAGTCAGGCCAGCCGGGATGCCATGCTGGTACAGCTAGCCGATGGTGAATTGGATCTGGCTCTGGGGATCTTTCCCGATCTTGCACAAGACATCCAGGTCGAAACACTGTTCGAAGAGGATTTCATCTGTCTCGCAGACAAGGCCGTCAGTCCGGAAAAAGGAGGACTGTCGCTAGAGGAATGGCTGACGCGCCCTCATGTCATGCTGGCATTGAGGCCGGATGCGAACGACGAGATCGAGCGAGCAC
This region of Comamonas thiooxydans genomic DNA includes:
- a CDS encoding VOC family protein, producing MSRFSIQHIDHIVLRVTDLERSIRFYQTVLGCTLVKRREDLGMVHLRAGASMIDLVNVEGPLGRAGGAAASGERRNVDHFCLRIEPFDEQAILTHLAGHGLEADGAVQRFGADGMGLSIYCKDPDGNQLELKGPASAD
- a CDS encoding PA1136 family autoinducer-binding transcriptional regulator — translated: MSTTIAQAAFHGALAIEGARSLATIQDTVRAVGVPLGYDRFVLFSASSARDDAVKRIYWIEGDWFGTGAPVDAETYVRHCPVTRHILETNQPFFWTKTNGAQGERYSVVRAPQGPGIHGLQVPVFGLLGLEGAMSLGGERIDASPQARLALELIAHTAFRTARRLLELPAQEELGPLSDREREVLAWTAAGRRQTEIAATLGLSERTVENHLRRIRKRLGVATTAQAIRVAIRNGEIVA
- the blaOXA gene encoding class D beta-lactamase → MNRRSLVLSALAAGFAQVTAAGPQLQEMTEWSRFFTEVDVQGSIVVLDARDNSEATYVYNVSRSGRRYSPASTFKIPHSLFALDAGLLRDEFQPIQWDGVKRPVEAWNVDQNLRSAMRNSTVWVYERFAKELGDARETAYMRKIEYGNALATGDKPFWVEGDLAISSFEQIVFLQRLYRNQLPFQVEHQRLVKDVMVNEAGPDWILRAKTGWTGKIGWWVGWVEWPSGPVFFALNMDTPNRLADLAKRQSVTRNVLRSIKALPTSA
- a CDS encoding LysR family transcriptional regulator gives rise to the protein MDDLRRIDLNLLLALHALLTEKHVTRAAVRLHKSQPAVSHSLALLREHFNDPLLVRKQGKLELTARGNGLLQPLSEALGSLNTLLGTPQFDPLQAQRRFRLSLSDYAARLVLPDLMRYVRKHAPGFDFAISQASRDAMLVQLADGELDLALGIFPDLAQDIQVETLFEEDFICLADKAVSPEKGGLSLEEWLTRPHVMLALRPDANDEIERALAAKGLKRRIAVALPHWSAAVELLPGTDLVLTIARRAVGPLRSFKNLRQFAPPRQLQLPRMAYQQAWHARKHNDPALAWLRLAVMNSCKPNAGEQ
- a CDS encoding DMT family transporter, translating into MNSKMALMTVTSLGMALLAGAILPFQAAANANVGRALGHPFWGAATSLVISLAVMVPMLILVKAPMPNFSTAFHGPWWLWIGGVLGAVYVASAAALIPKLGAGGFLVAVVAGQMVVAVLIDHFGVMGLEPKPINVMRVLGVLLILGGVFLIQGAGAARLAAAAIPVTSSVGVA